From Agromyces sp. SYSU T00194, a single genomic window includes:
- a CDS encoding acyltransferase family protein, with protein MKPPPAGRFLALDGLRGVAALAVLVFHMFWNSASADTLAEWMPAPVIDATGLMRSGVAIFFVISGFVIAYTTANMRTLRQGGRFALRRQVRLDPPYYAVIAVVLVIEFAQTLVPGLVGREFTALDVLLNLVYLQDILGVPSVLAVAWTLCLEVQFYLVVVLLAVLATRATRSEAWRRRVVVWSAGAIALASLALPLLGIGSGPWVLGVWWMFAIGMVLAWHTTATVRTWHVAAAFAVLVAWAALRQFVLGQADPWGGEWFAIGTGLLIWALIERDRLARSPGRVLLYFGRISYPLYLVHLPVIAVVAGAGFKAFPDAPWAQLLIVLVSGALAIGAADLLHRWVEQPAIGWSKRLRRTRTDAGAPVAERTGSA; from the coding sequence ATGAAGCCGCCGCCCGCCGGCCGGTTCCTCGCGCTCGACGGCCTGCGAGGAGTCGCCGCACTCGCCGTACTCGTGTTCCACATGTTCTGGAACTCGGCGAGCGCCGACACGCTCGCCGAGTGGATGCCGGCGCCCGTGATCGACGCGACCGGCCTCATGCGCAGCGGCGTGGCGATCTTCTTCGTCATCTCGGGCTTCGTGATCGCCTACACGACGGCGAACATGCGCACGCTGCGCCAGGGCGGCCGCTTCGCCCTGCGCCGCCAGGTGCGCCTCGACCCGCCGTACTACGCCGTGATCGCGGTCGTGCTCGTCATCGAGTTCGCGCAGACCCTCGTGCCCGGACTCGTGGGCCGCGAATTCACCGCCCTCGACGTCCTGCTCAACCTGGTCTACCTCCAGGACATCCTCGGGGTGCCGTCGGTCCTCGCCGTGGCATGGACCCTCTGCCTCGAGGTGCAGTTCTACCTCGTCGTGGTGCTCCTCGCCGTGCTCGCGACACGTGCCACGCGGTCGGAGGCGTGGCGGCGGCGGGTCGTCGTCTGGAGCGCCGGCGCGATCGCGCTGGCGTCGCTGGCGCTCCCGCTGCTGGGCATCGGCAGCGGCCCGTGGGTGCTCGGGGTGTGGTGGATGTTCGCGATCGGCATGGTGCTCGCCTGGCACACGACCGCGACCGTGCGCACCTGGCACGTCGCCGCCGCGTTCGCGGTCCTCGTCGCGTGGGCGGCGCTGCGGCAGTTCGTGCTCGGCCAGGCCGACCCGTGGGGCGGCGAGTGGTTCGCGATCGGCACCGGCCTGCTCATCTGGGCGCTGATCGAGCGCGACCGGCTCGCGCGGTCGCCCGGTCGTGTGCTGCTGTACTTCGGACGGATCTCGTACCCGCTCTACCTCGTGCACCTGCCGGTCATCGCCGTCGTGGCGGGCGCCGGGTTCAAGGCGTTCCCGGATGCCCCGTGGGCCCAGTTGCTCATCGTGCTGGTCTCGGGCGCGCTCGCCATCGGGGCGGCCGACCTCCTGCACCGGTGGGTCGAGCAGCCCGCGATCGGCTGGTCGAAGCGCCTTCGGCGCACCCGGACGGACGCCGGCGCGCCCGTGGCCGAGCGCACCGGGTCGGCCTGA
- a CDS encoding glycosyltransferase family 2 protein: MPRVSIVVPLYNGAAWIEETLTSIARQTVGDLEVIVVDDGSDDDGRERARSHPVSPRVLEQSHLGVAVARNRGLAEARGDWIAFLDQDDLWHPEHLARALGWLDAHPGERIVFLREQTFAAADEQERLRRLDEGVGGWAGLLVGSDDTLAELLDRSADAGSDDVEVHDLEAMLRGPVSTTTSFLADPLLLRLAGGFAPHALAMDDYWLLVNVARLQPIPQVDQPTVFYRVHLGATSRTTKLGLPFLSSAVALRLGGGLVDIGTGLSGRLDGSLHRHLLRELLGAPEYRDPRTRAAIAHLAGLLWPPHGRRGELRRATVAARLPWLRDAVRSLRRRVARR; this comes from the coding sequence ATGCCGCGCGTCTCCATCGTCGTGCCGCTGTACAACGGCGCCGCGTGGATCGAGGAGACGCTGACCTCCATCGCGCGCCAGACGGTTGGCGACCTCGAGGTCATCGTCGTCGACGACGGTTCGGACGACGACGGGCGCGAACGGGCGCGCTCCCATCCGGTCTCGCCGCGGGTGCTCGAGCAGTCGCACCTCGGTGTCGCGGTGGCCCGCAATCGTGGCCTCGCCGAGGCCCGCGGCGACTGGATCGCGTTCCTCGACCAGGATGACCTCTGGCACCCGGAGCACCTGGCGCGCGCGCTCGGCTGGCTCGACGCGCACCCGGGAGAGCGCATCGTCTTCCTCCGCGAGCAGACGTTCGCGGCTGCCGACGAGCAGGAGCGGCTCCGCCGGCTCGACGAGGGCGTCGGCGGATGGGCGGGGCTGCTCGTCGGCAGCGACGACACGCTCGCCGAGCTCCTGGACCGCTCGGCGGATGCGGGCTCGGACGACGTCGAGGTGCACGACCTCGAGGCGATGCTCCGCGGGCCGGTCTCGACGACCACGAGCTTCCTCGCCGATCCGCTGCTGCTGCGACTCGCCGGCGGATTCGCGCCCCACGCGCTGGCGATGGACGACTACTGGCTGCTCGTGAACGTCGCCCGCCTCCAGCCGATCCCGCAGGTGGACCAGCCGACCGTCTTCTACCGCGTGCACCTCGGGGCCACGTCCCGCACGACCAAGCTCGGGCTCCCGTTCCTCTCATCGGCCGTGGCGCTGCGACTCGGCGGGGGCCTCGTCGACATCGGCACGGGACTGTCCGGCCGGCTCGACGGCTCGCTGCACCGGCACCTCCTGCGCGAACTGCTGGGCGCGCCCGAGTACCGCGACCCGCGCACCCGCGCGGCGATCGCGCACCTCGCCGGGCTCCTCTGGCCGCCGCACGGGCGTCGGGGCGAGCTGCGCCGGGCCACCGTCGCGGCGCGTCTCCCGTGGCTGCGCGACGCGGTGCGCTCCCTGCGGCGGCGGGTCGCCCGGCGCTGA
- a CDS encoding polysaccharide biosynthesis tyrosine autokinase: MEPTRPGYRRAADGDTNATGGAMELRDYIRGLRRHWLAILLMTLVGAGTGYGWSQLQTPVYTAYASGYIASAQNSDVGISTIGDNLARGKVSSYLEIAGWRSVAQNAIDALGLQTTPEAVVNRVEVTNPAETVIMRISATGPSPEEARALAEAWIDAMIIEIDDIEGDGSEGSAPVTVIPADIASLPSSPSFPDVRMAILVGAILGFGFGIAFALIRTVSDRRIRAAEDVEQRTGIAVVGTIPLVPGLTDDQRLVSLNERNGGKGDNFAVAEALRSLRTNLQFMDVDHPPRTIVVTSPLPGDGKSTIACNLALTLAAAGTAVVLVDGDMRRSMVAKTMGLPGGAGLSDVLAGRAELTDVLQRTPKSVNLIVLAAGSVPPNPSEVLGSERMRTLIAELAKHATVIIDAPPLLPVTDGAVLTHQADGALVVTSLGKTTYDLLEKALDTLRKARGRALGVVLNKAPLRGVDATPYSYEYRREYVAHSQESAAPEPTMTEVPVPADLSDLGEPETTPRRGRRGASSA, from the coding sequence ATGGAGCCTACTCGTCCCGGGTACCGCCGCGCCGCGGATGGTGACACGAACGCGACCGGAGGTGCCATGGAGCTCCGCGACTACATCCGAGGCCTGCGCAGGCACTGGCTGGCCATCCTGCTCATGACGCTGGTCGGCGCGGGGACCGGGTACGGCTGGTCGCAGCTGCAGACCCCCGTGTACACCGCATACGCGAGCGGATACATCGCGTCCGCGCAGAACAGCGACGTCGGCATCTCGACCATCGGCGACAACCTCGCGCGCGGCAAGGTCAGCTCCTACCTCGAGATCGCCGGATGGCGATCCGTGGCGCAGAACGCCATCGATGCGCTCGGCCTCCAGACGACGCCCGAGGCCGTCGTCAACCGCGTGGAGGTGACGAACCCGGCCGAGACGGTCATCATGCGCATCAGCGCCACCGGGCCGTCGCCCGAGGAGGCGCGGGCGCTGGCCGAGGCGTGGATCGACGCGATGATCATCGAGATCGACGACATCGAGGGCGACGGATCGGAGGGTTCGGCGCCGGTCACGGTCATCCCCGCAGACATCGCCTCACTGCCGTCGTCGCCCTCGTTCCCCGACGTCCGCATGGCGATCCTCGTCGGCGCCATTCTCGGCTTCGGGTTCGGTATCGCGTTCGCGCTCATCCGTACGGTCTCCGACCGTCGCATCCGTGCAGCCGAGGACGTGGAGCAGCGCACCGGCATCGCGGTCGTCGGCACCATCCCACTGGTGCCCGGGCTGACCGACGATCAGCGCCTCGTCTCGCTCAACGAGCGGAACGGGGGCAAGGGCGACAACTTCGCCGTGGCGGAGGCGCTGCGCTCGCTGCGCACCAACCTCCAGTTCATGGACGTCGACCACCCGCCGCGGACCATCGTCGTCACCAGTCCGCTCCCCGGCGACGGCAAGTCGACCATCGCCTGCAACCTGGCGCTCACGCTCGCTGCTGCCGGTACCGCGGTGGTGCTGGTGGACGGCGACATGCGGCGCTCCATGGTCGCGAAGACCATGGGCCTTCCTGGTGGTGCCGGCCTCAGCGACGTACTCGCGGGTCGCGCGGAACTGACCGACGTCCTCCAGCGCACCCCGAAGTCGGTCAACCTGATCGTGCTCGCGGCCGGCAGCGTGCCGCCGAACCCGAGCGAGGTGCTCGGCTCGGAGCGCATGCGCACGCTCATCGCCGAGCTGGCGAAGCACGCGACGGTCATCATCGACGCGCCGCCGCTGCTGCCTGTCACCGACGGTGCGGTGCTCACGCATCAGGCCGATGGTGCACTCGTGGTGACCAGCCTCGGCAAGACGACGTACGACCTGCTGGAGAAGGCGCTCGACACCCTCCGCAAGGCGCGCGGACGGGCGCTCGGCGTCGTGCTCAACAAGGCGCCGCTGCGCGGCGTCGACGCGACACCGTACTCGTACGAGTACCGCCGTGAGTACGTCGCGCACTCGCAGGAGTCGGCAGCGCCGGAGCCCACGATGACGGAGGTCCCGGTCCCCGCCGACCTGAGCGACCTCGGCGAGCCGGAGACCACGCCGCGGCGCGGTCGGCGCGGCGCGTCGTCCGCCTGA
- a CDS encoding O-antigen ligase family protein has translation MSPTSTTSRILRERLVEWWAGAWRWVLLAVGAATAVYILLDQRAQNPEMMAFALAALVIAAAVTNAVPLAIALVAMPGLLIIQRVGLGGTDLSVSDVALAAAFGTALLLGHRPYSPPLRALLWLNFLYQFTTLITVVVNPYTANAVEWFHAWLLISGALIVGWAVGHAGYARLALGLMAAVAVFIAVVTIVHAAIQYSSGNFGAIYLTWPFPMHKNFVGTTLALVAVVAYINPDWLGWSRRLATSTFLLLTVAVLLSQSRQAMIGLIAAVIVGVIRRRTTGRSRAIVFLLVIPATWLVISMVVEQVESQNQFNSVYQRLNWFRDVYHLWAESPAFGHGLRYWYQIPGAFQPPQAELEIVASTGLFGLLGFAVMWLGILIVLWRVDPRFGTLAFAIVFSRIVQAQFDLFWVAAAVSIPFVVAGICLGVMQRTHDIEAAADSAGSGDARIDDAEPAQAGRR, from the coding sequence ATGAGCCCGACGAGCACGACATCGCGCATCCTGCGCGAACGCCTGGTCGAGTGGTGGGCGGGCGCATGGCGCTGGGTACTGCTGGCTGTAGGCGCGGCCACCGCGGTGTACATCCTGCTCGACCAGCGCGCGCAGAACCCCGAGATGATGGCATTCGCGCTCGCGGCGCTGGTCATCGCGGCCGCCGTCACGAACGCGGTGCCCCTCGCGATCGCGCTCGTGGCAATGCCGGGCCTCCTGATCATCCAGCGTGTCGGCCTCGGCGGCACCGACCTCTCCGTCTCCGACGTCGCGCTCGCAGCCGCGTTCGGCACCGCACTGCTCCTCGGCCACCGCCCCTACAGTCCGCCCCTGCGCGCCCTGCTCTGGCTCAATTTCCTCTACCAGTTCACGACGCTGATCACGGTCGTCGTGAATCCGTACACCGCCAACGCCGTCGAGTGGTTCCACGCGTGGCTATTGATCTCCGGTGCACTCATCGTCGGTTGGGCGGTGGGCCACGCCGGCTATGCGAGGCTCGCGCTCGGGCTGATGGCGGCGGTCGCCGTATTCATCGCCGTCGTGACGATCGTGCACGCGGCTATCCAGTACTCCTCCGGCAACTTCGGGGCGATCTACCTGACGTGGCCGTTCCCGATGCACAAGAACTTCGTGGGGACGACCCTCGCGCTGGTCGCGGTCGTGGCGTACATCAATCCCGACTGGCTCGGGTGGTCGCGTCGACTGGCCACCTCCACGTTCCTGCTGCTCACGGTCGCGGTGCTGCTGAGCCAGTCGCGCCAGGCGATGATCGGCCTCATCGCCGCGGTCATCGTCGGCGTCATCCGCCGCCGGACCACCGGTCGGTCGCGGGCCATCGTGTTCCTTCTTGTCATCCCGGCGACGTGGCTGGTCATCTCCATGGTGGTCGAGCAGGTGGAATCGCAGAACCAGTTCAATTCGGTCTACCAGCGGCTCAACTGGTTCAGGGACGTCTATCACCTCTGGGCGGAGTCCCCCGCATTCGGTCATGGGCTCCGCTACTGGTATCAGATTCCCGGCGCATTCCAGCCGCCCCAGGCGGAGCTGGAGATCGTCGCCAGTACCGGGCTCTTCGGCCTGCTCGGGTTCGCGGTGATGTGGTTGGGCATCCTCATCGTGCTCTGGCGCGTCGACCCGAGGTTCGGAACCCTCGCCTTCGCGATCGTGTTCTCGCGCATCGTGCAGGCCCAGTTCGACCTGTTCTGGGTTGCCGCGGCCGTCTCGATCCCTTTCGTGGTCGCCGGTATCTGCCTGGGCGTCATGCAGCGCACGCACGATATCGAGGCGGCAGCCGATTCCGCCGGGTCCGGGGACGCGCGGATCGACGACGCGGAACCCGCACAAGCCGGTCGACGCTGA
- a CDS encoding PqqD family protein: MGMLTKSPGVGVDDDETTTYVAAIPWGPIVVLEGVAAIIWALAQGSARAEVPRLVAEVTGADLDEIREQVDTFLSELLQRGLLIEASV, from the coding sequence ATGGGAATGCTCACGAAATCTCCGGGGGTCGGCGTCGACGACGACGAGACAACGACCTACGTCGCAGCGATCCCCTGGGGACCGATCGTGGTGCTCGAAGGTGTCGCGGCGATCATCTGGGCGCTCGCGCAGGGAAGCGCGCGCGCGGAGGTGCCGCGGCTCGTCGCCGAGGTGACCGGCGCCGACCTCGATGAGATCCGTGAGCAGGTCGATACGTTTCTCAGCGAGCTGCTCCAGCGTGGACTTCTGATCGAGGCATCCGTGTGA
- a CDS encoding nucleotidyltransferase family protein: protein MPERPGGVDVREVPWPVRLRLGHAAIQRVADGVGVDVLHIKGLTVARELRPSGTRGSDVDIIVRPSHVERLDRAMRASGWVLYSTFRSGSPFGHAQTYSHESWGYIDLHRFFPGLEASPARSFERLWSDREFIELGGWSCAVPDLTGQALILVLNDARAAGGSRSDTAVSWKNANAMRRNEIMKLVKELDAEVAFAAATGGLEQYRDRREYQIWKIASEGGSRTAEWRARVRAAPSFGAAVRLTARAPLVNVDRLTHRLGRRPTRPEVAAEFVRRIRRGVGETLRRRRR from the coding sequence ATGCCCGAGCGCCCAGGGGGCGTGGACGTGCGCGAGGTTCCGTGGCCGGTGCGCTTGCGCCTCGGCCATGCAGCCATCCAGCGCGTCGCCGACGGCGTGGGGGTGGACGTCCTTCACATCAAGGGGCTGACCGTCGCTCGGGAGCTGCGCCCCTCCGGCACGCGCGGTAGCGACGTCGACATCATCGTGCGTCCGTCGCACGTCGAGCGGCTGGACCGCGCAATGCGCGCGTCGGGGTGGGTGCTGTACAGCACGTTCCGGTCCGGTTCGCCGTTCGGCCATGCCCAGACGTACAGCCACGAGTCGTGGGGGTACATCGACCTGCACCGATTCTTCCCCGGGCTGGAGGCGTCACCTGCGCGCTCGTTCGAGCGACTCTGGAGCGACCGCGAGTTCATCGAACTCGGTGGCTGGAGTTGCGCCGTCCCGGATCTCACTGGCCAAGCGCTGATACTCGTCCTGAACGACGCGCGGGCGGCGGGTGGAAGTCGCAGTGACACCGCAGTGTCATGGAAGAACGCCAACGCGATGCGCCGGAACGAGATCATGAAGCTGGTGAAGGAATTGGATGCCGAGGTCGCCTTCGCCGCGGCCACCGGCGGGCTCGAGCAGTACCGGGATCGCCGGGAGTACCAGATCTGGAAGATCGCTTCCGAGGGTGGGTCGCGTACGGCCGAATGGCGCGCGCGGGTTCGTGCGGCGCCGAGCTTCGGCGCCGCGGTACGTCTGACGGCCCGAGCCCCGCTCGTGAACGTCGACCGGCTCACCCACCGGTTGGGAAGGAGGCCGACACGTCCGGAAGTGGCGGCCGAGTTCGTCCGCCGGATACGGCGCGGAGTGGGCGAGACGCTGCGCCGAAGGAGGCGGTGA
- a CDS encoding ABC transporter ATP-binding protein, with protein sequence MPRSEGAPGLSGQIRVLLSLAGASGSRWLLGTIGVSIVLAGLDTLGVAAMVPLTQLATGGSTDSGTLGAISSFLGTSDPAQLIPIVAAFVALVFIAKSVGAIFFRWWLLGRTTRVAALTSAELARRYMLSPYSAHRSRKMSEIYRSIGEASTQAASVLLALVTIGTDLLVLVAITAVLAVASPIVTVFAVVLFGALVYGSQVLLKRTQHRLGEEFAEASLQGWQYLLPGLDGFREARLTSSSGSFVEGFRDAKLRQARAARLVGIVSDAPRYLLEIGFVLAILGISAILFATGTPEHAITVLGVFAAASLRAIPTMTRISASISTVRIGRAGLRILNEAVADLDRQQSHDERRLTTHRYAGDIVLRDVGFHYPDSDQRVVTGLDLRIEENRTTAFVGSSGAGKSTLVDLVLGLLRPTEGSIECGGRSIADDPAAWYDELGVVPQDVFLLNDTLAANIAFGVPAADIDRTRIDEVLAMAQLGALVADLPEGLDTVVGERGVRLSGGQRQRIGLARALYRRPRVLVLDEATSALDNVTEYEISSTLGRLQGSMTILIVAHRLSTVRRADRLVFLKQGGIEASGTFDQLRTASADFARLVELGDLS encoded by the coding sequence ATGCCGCGTTCGGAAGGTGCTCCCGGCCTGAGCGGGCAGATCCGGGTGCTGCTCTCGCTGGCCGGCGCCAGTGGCAGCCGGTGGCTCCTCGGCACCATCGGCGTCTCGATCGTGCTCGCGGGCCTGGACACGCTGGGCGTCGCCGCGATGGTGCCGCTCACCCAGCTGGCCACCGGCGGCAGCACCGACAGCGGCACGCTCGGAGCGATCTCCTCGTTCCTCGGCACGAGCGATCCCGCGCAGCTCATCCCGATCGTCGCCGCGTTCGTCGCCCTGGTCTTCATCGCCAAGAGCGTCGGGGCCATCTTCTTCCGCTGGTGGCTGCTCGGACGCACCACGCGCGTCGCCGCGCTCACCTCGGCCGAGCTCGCCCGTCGGTACATGCTGTCGCCCTACTCCGCGCACCGCTCCCGCAAGATGAGCGAGATCTACCGCAGCATCGGCGAGGCGAGCACGCAGGCGGCGAGCGTGCTGCTCGCCCTCGTGACGATCGGCACCGACCTCCTCGTCCTCGTCGCGATCACGGCCGTGCTCGCGGTGGCGTCGCCGATCGTGACCGTATTCGCGGTCGTGCTGTTCGGTGCGCTCGTCTACGGTTCGCAGGTGCTGCTCAAGCGCACCCAGCACCGCCTCGGCGAGGAGTTCGCCGAGGCGAGCCTGCAGGGCTGGCAGTACCTGCTCCCCGGGCTCGACGGCTTCCGCGAGGCACGCCTGACGTCGAGCTCCGGCTCGTTCGTCGAGGGCTTCCGCGACGCGAAGCTGCGTCAGGCCCGCGCCGCGCGTCTCGTGGGCATCGTGTCCGACGCGCCCAGGTACCTGCTCGAGATCGGCTTCGTGCTCGCCATCCTCGGCATCTCGGCGATCCTGTTCGCCACCGGTACGCCCGAGCACGCCATCACCGTGCTGGGCGTGTTCGCCGCCGCCTCGCTGCGCGCGATCCCCACGATGACCCGCATCTCCGCGAGCATCTCGACGGTGCGGATCGGCCGGGCGGGCCTGCGCATCCTCAACGAGGCCGTGGCCGACCTCGACCGGCAGCAGAGCCACGACGAGCGGCGCCTCACCACGCACCGATACGCCGGCGACATCGTCCTGCGCGACGTGGGCTTCCACTACCCCGACTCCGACCAGCGGGTGGTGACGGGCCTCGACCTCCGCATCGAGGAGAACCGCACCACGGCCTTCGTCGGTTCGAGCGGTGCGGGCAAGAGCACGCTCGTCGACCTCGTGCTCGGCCTGCTGCGGCCGACCGAGGGGTCGATCGAATGCGGTGGTCGCTCCATCGCCGACGACCCGGCCGCCTGGTACGACGAGCTCGGGGTCGTGCCGCAGGACGTCTTCCTGCTGAACGACACCCTCGCCGCGAACATCGCGTTCGGCGTGCCCGCGGCCGACATCGACCGCACGCGCATCGACGAGGTGCTGGCGATGGCGCAGCTCGGAGCGCTCGTCGCCGACCTGCCGGAGGGTCTGGACACCGTCGTGGGCGAGCGCGGCGTGCGACTCTCGGGCGGCCAGCGGCAGCGGATCGGGCTCGCTCGCGCGCTGTACCGCCGGCCCCGGGTGCTCGTGCTCGACGAGGCGACGTCCGCGCTCGACAACGTCACCGAGTACGAGATCTCGTCGACGCTCGGCCGGCTGCAGGGCAGCATGACGATCCTCATCGTCGCCCACCGGCTCTCGACAGTGCGTCGTGCCGACAGGCTGGTCTTCTTGAAGCAGGGCGGCATCGAGGCATCCGGCACCTTCGACCAGCTCAGGACCGCCAGCGCAGACTTCGCCAGACTCGTCGAGCTCGGCGACCTGAGCTGA
- a CDS encoding glycosyltransferase has translation MTDPAAAGASASRPRVVLAHDYLVQSGGAERVVAGWAQAFRPERLVTLAYRPETTFDAFDAFDVRASIPRSLAGQVERMLPALPAIAARTRVSGGDVALASSSGWAHRFAYDLPHVVYVHSPARWLYAAEDYRMRLSRVRRAGLTVSTPILRRGDVDAMRRADAIVANSAVTRDRIRVAYGVDAEVVHPPVSPVAAEAVAPSRSLPEEFAVVVARDRGYKNVRLAVEAARAAGLEIVVVGAGSAELDAPEEGVHGLGRVSDAELCWTYRNAQVVVGAAREDFGLTVLEAALEGTPAATIAEGGYLETVSPGVSGAHAASASVEDLARAIRDARDAESGACRRWAARFTLDRHAERLAALLERAASGSLDR, from the coding sequence ATGACCGATCCGGCGGCGGCCGGCGCGTCCGCGTCGCGGCCGCGGGTCGTGCTCGCACACGACTACCTCGTGCAGTCGGGCGGGGCCGAGCGGGTCGTCGCCGGGTGGGCCCAGGCGTTCCGTCCGGAGCGGCTCGTCACGCTCGCGTACCGGCCCGAGACGACGTTCGATGCGTTCGATGCGTTCGACGTGCGCGCCTCCATCCCGCGCTCCCTCGCCGGGCAGGTCGAGCGGATGCTCCCGGCGCTGCCGGCGATCGCCGCGCGCACGCGGGTCTCGGGCGGCGACGTCGCACTCGCCTCGAGCAGCGGCTGGGCGCACCGCTTCGCGTACGACCTGCCGCACGTCGTGTACGTGCACAGTCCCGCCCGCTGGCTGTACGCGGCAGAGGACTACCGGATGCGCCTGAGCCGCGTGCGTCGCGCGGGGCTCACGGTGAGCACGCCGATCCTGCGGCGAGGCGACGTGGACGCGATGCGCCGGGCCGATGCGATCGTCGCGAACTCGGCCGTGACGCGCGACCGCATCCGCGTCGCCTACGGGGTGGACGCCGAGGTGGTGCATCCGCCCGTCTCGCCCGTCGCCGCCGAGGCGGTCGCGCCGTCCCGGAGCCTGCCGGAGGAGTTCGCCGTCGTCGTCGCACGCGACCGCGGCTACAAGAACGTGCGGCTGGCCGTGGAGGCGGCCCGTGCGGCGGGACTCGAGATCGTGGTGGTCGGCGCCGGGTCTGCGGAACTGGATGCCCCGGAGGAGGGCGTGCACGGCCTGGGGCGCGTGAGCGACGCCGAGCTCTGCTGGACGTACCGCAACGCGCAGGTCGTCGTCGGCGCGGCCCGCGAGGACTTCGGGCTGACCGTGCTGGAGGCGGCGCTCGAGGGGACGCCCGCAGCCACGATCGCCGAGGGCGGGTACCTCGAGACGGTGTCGCCGGGGGTCAGCGGCGCGCACGCGGCATCCGCGTCCGTCGAGGATCTGGCGCGGGCGATCCGGGACGCGCGGGACGCGGAGTCCGGCGCCTGTCGGCGCTGGGCGGCGCGTTTCACCCTCGACCGCCACGCCGAACGACTTGCCGCCCTGCTCGAGCGGGCCGCGAGCGGTTCGCTCGACCGTTAG
- the dcd gene encoding dCTP deaminase yields the protein MLLSDRDIRAELDAGRIGLDPYEPAMIQPSSIDVRLDRYFRLFDNHKYPFIDPAADQPDLTHLVEVDADEPFILHPGEFVLGSTFEAVRLPDDVAARLEGKSSLGRLGLLTHSTAGFIDPGFGGHVTLELSNVATLPIKLWPGMKIGQLCFFRLSSPSERPYGSAEYANRYQGQRGPTASRSFQHFHRTDVTVTEAGSVGG from the coding sequence GTGCTGCTCTCCGATCGCGACATCCGGGCCGAGCTCGACGCCGGCCGCATCGGCCTCGACCCGTACGAGCCGGCCATGATCCAGCCGTCGTCGATCGACGTGCGCCTCGACCGCTACTTCCGGCTGTTCGACAACCACAAGTACCCCTTCATCGACCCGGCTGCGGACCAGCCCGACCTCACCCACCTCGTCGAGGTCGACGCCGACGAGCCGTTCATTCTGCACCCGGGGGAGTTCGTGCTCGGTTCGACGTTCGAGGCCGTGCGCCTTCCCGACGACGTCGCCGCCCGCCTCGAGGGCAAGAGCTCGCTCGGCCGCCTCGGCCTGCTCACGCACTCGACCGCCGGCTTCATCGACCCGGGCTTCGGCGGGCACGTGACGCTCGAGCTGTCGAACGTCGCGACGCTGCCGATCAAGCTCTGGCCCGGCATGAAGATCGGCCAGCTCTGCTTCTTCCGCCTCTCGTCGCCGAGCGAGCGGCCCTACGGCTCGGCCGAGTACGCCAACCGCTACCAGGGGCAGCGAGGGCCGACCGCGTCGCGCTCCTTCCAGCACTTCCACCGCACGGACGTCACCGTGACCGAGGCGGGATCGGTCGGGGGATGA
- a CDS encoding MauE/DoxX family redox-associated membrane protein — translation MPTTLSAIPALILAAVLVASAVGKLRHPDDLAGWAELGVPAALRRSWLLRAHPWGELVLGVALALLGGALGLLAALVAAALMAVYTFLVASTWKRARDAGTDPSCACFGAPAPVSGATVVRNVWLLVLSTAATATIWTTPTLGGALATGVADWAWLMALAAAAFTAAIIAWRPAATSETDTTVPAAPASGTDDLDYLRARTPSIPVTLGNGRAANLRRLSMQRPILLLAVSETCGGCTPVLEHVLEWRELLPELEIRLLVTQEPESSGLTEAEHPQSLHDPGGNVRASIADWGVPTAVLFGADGLLAGGPESGFASIRRFIGDVYESLHDERPAFERSTD, via the coding sequence GTGCCGACCACCCTCAGCGCCATCCCCGCCCTGATCCTCGCCGCGGTGCTGGTGGCCAGCGCCGTCGGGAAGCTGCGCCACCCGGACGATCTCGCCGGATGGGCCGAGCTGGGCGTCCCCGCCGCACTTCGTCGCTCCTGGCTCCTCCGGGCGCATCCGTGGGGCGAGCTCGTCCTCGGGGTCGCCCTGGCACTGCTCGGCGGTGCGCTCGGGCTCCTGGCGGCACTCGTCGCTGCGGCGCTGATGGCCGTCTACACGTTCCTCGTGGCATCCACATGGAAGCGCGCCCGAGACGCCGGGACCGATCCCTCATGCGCCTGCTTCGGCGCACCAGCGCCCGTCAGCGGCGCGACCGTGGTGCGCAACGTGTGGCTCCTCGTGCTCTCCACCGCGGCGACGGCAACGATCTGGACGACGCCGACGCTCGGCGGCGCACTGGCGACCGGGGTCGCGGACTGGGCCTGGCTCATGGCACTCGCGGCGGCCGCGTTCACCGCAGCGATCATCGCCTGGCGACCGGCGGCGACGAGCGAGACGGACACGACCGTCCCGGCCGCGCCGGCATCCGGCACCGACGACCTCGACTACCTCCGCGCCCGGACGCCGTCGATCCCCGTCACGCTCGGCAACGGACGAGCGGCGAACCTGCGCAGGCTCTCGATGCAGCGGCCGATCCTGCTGCTCGCGGTGTCCGAGACGTGCGGCGGCTGCACGCCCGTGCTGGAGCACGTGCTCGAATGGCGCGAACTGCTGCCCGAGCTCGAGATCCGGCTCCTCGTGACCCAGGAGCCCGAGTCGAGCGGACTGACCGAGGCCGAGCATCCGCAGTCGCTGCACGACCCGGGCGGCAACGTGCGCGCCTCCATCGCCGACTGGGGCGTGCCGACCGCCGTCCTGTTCGGTGCGGACGGGCTGCTCGCCGGGGGGCCGGAGTCCGGGTTCGCCAGCATCCGGCGCTTCATCGGCGACGTCTACGAGAGCCTGCACGACGAGCGTCCGGCGTTCGAGCGCTCGACCGACTGA